AGAAGGAAACATGACACGTATCGTCAAAGACCCGGAAGTGAGACGCAACGAAATCCTTGATACGGCTGAGCGGCTGATGGCAAGCAAGGGCTATGAGCAGGTCTCAATCCAGGATATCATCGACGAACTGCAGATTGCCAAGGGAACGGTATATCACTACTTTGACTCCAAGGTGGCACTCTTAATGGCCCTGGTTGAACGTATCGGGGAGAAAGCGAAACAACTGGTGCTTCCCATCGTCTCTGATCGCGAACTCTCGGCCCAGGATAAACTTGTACGCTTCTTTGATGTACTCGACCGCTATAAAAGAGCGAACAAGGACCTGATATTCTCGTTTATGCGCGTCTGGTATACGGACGAGAACGCCCTCTTTCGCAATCGGCTCTATAGCACCAGAATCAAATGGCTTGCTCCCTTGCTCACACAAATCATTCAAGAGGGAGTTGAAGAGGGCGTTTTCAACACTCCGTATCCTGACCAGGCGGCCAGAATGATCATCGCCTTGCTTGAAGATCTCGGATACGCCATCGCTGAGATTCTACTTGTGGAGGAAAACGAACGTTTCGATTTTTCTCAGATGGTTCGTCTTGGCGAGGCGACGGCTGATGCGATGGAGCGCCTGCTGGGAATGAAGTCCGGCCACCTGCTACATGCCTGGCGGGAAGACTTTTTGCGCTGGCGGGAACTCCTGGAATGACCCGGCAGCGGAAAGGCGAGCAAATGGTTTTGCACCAGTCTCATACCGCAAAAAATAAATAGAGAATCACCCCTGTGTAGGGACAGTGCCTTGTACCTGTCCTTGTGGCGCCGGACAGGCAGAAGAACAGTCTCTACACGGATCGAAGAAATTCTTTTTTAATGAACAAGCTTTGTAACCTCACAACAAAAAAAGAAAGAGGGCAGAGACATGACAGCGATTATCGAAGTAGAGGGACTGACCAAGCACTACGGCAGCAAGCGCGGCATTATCGATGTTTCATTCCAGGTGGAAGCTGGCGAAGTGTTTGGCTTTCTTGGCCCCAACGGCGCGGGCAAAACAACCACCATTCGCGTGCTGATGGCGCTGCTACGCGCCGATTCTGGCACAGCGCGTATCGCAGGCATGGATGTCTGGGAACGCTCGGTCGAGATCAAGCGGCTGGTCGGCTACGCGCCCGGCGAACCTTCGCTCGATCCCAACCTGACTGGCGGGCAGATTCTGGAGTACTTCGGGCACCTGCGCGGAGGAGTCGATCAAGCCTACCTCAAGCAGCTGATCCAGCGCCTGGACCTGGACCCGAGCCGCAAGTTCCGCCACTATTCCAGTGGCAATAAGCGCAAGGTGGCATTGATCCAGGCCTTTATGCACCGTCCCCAACTGTTGATCCTGGATGAGCCGACCAACGGCCTGGACCCGCTCAACCAGCAAGAGTTCGACCGCATGGTGAAAGAAGTACGCGACGACGGGCGCACCGTCTTCCTGTCCTCGCACATCTTGAGCGAGGTCGAACAGACCTGCACCCGCGTGGGCATCATTCGTGAAGGACGGCTGGTGCGTACCGGTGGCGTGGCCGAACTCAAGGACATCAAGCGCTACGAGATCAGGATCACATTCGCCAATGCGGTTCCTGCCGAGGCGTTCGAGACGCTGGATGGTGTGATGCAGGTGGAGCAGCTTCCTGGTGGGCATACGCTGCGCCTGGTGATGCAAGGCGGAGCTGACGCGGTCATCAAGGCAGCAGCGCAATACCCCGTCCTTACCCTGAGCAGCCACGAGCCGAGCCTGGAAGATATCTTCCTGCGCTATTATGAGGGTGACGGCGTGGCCGTGAAGGAGGCCGACCATGTGGTTTAAGAGCATTTTTCTCAAAACCCTGCGCGATTTCCGCATCGCCATCCTGGGTTGGGGCCTGGGCATGGGTCTGCTGGTCTATGCCGTCATGTCCACCGTCCCTTCGCTGGTAGCGACGCCCCAGGCGCGTGCCTCGCTCGTCAGCCTGGCCGGTTCGTTCAGCTGGCTGGCCGAGCCGGTCGCTATCGCCACTCCCGGCGGCTATGTCACCTGGAAATATGGCTTCACCATCTTGATCATTGCCATCTGGCCGTTGCTGGCGTGCAGCCGCATCCTGCGGGGCGAGGAGGAACGTGGCTCCCTGGATGCCCTGCTCTCGCTGCCGCGCGGGCGGGTGCGGGTCGCGCTAGAAAAGCTGGCAGCAGTCTGGGCTGCTCTGCTAGGTATCGGCCTGTTGATCGCATTACTCACATTCGCCAGCGGCCAGCGCGTTGGCGCGAACTTTGGCTTTGGTGGGGCGCTGATCTTTGGCCTGAATGTGGCACTGATCTGCGGCGTCTTCGGATCGATTGCCCTGTTGCTCTCCCAGTTCACTGTGGAGCGTGGCACAGCAGCGGGCTGGACAGGCGGGTTGCTGGTGATCTTTATCGTACTGGATATGGTGCATCGCGTCTATCCCGGTACTGACTGGTTGTCGCATCTCTCGCCAGTCTATTACTACAATTTAAGCAAGCCCCTGGTGCCAAGTTACGGCACCAATGCCGGCGCTTTGCTGGTTATGGTGGGCCTGAGTATCGTATTGAGCGGAGCAGCTATCTGGCTCTTCGCGAGACGCGACATAGGTGGAACGGTAGCCGTACCCGGCTTCCAGCGACGGCCGCAGCGTCCTGTGCAGCTAGAACGCGCGCTGCCGGTCAATGCCTGGTCACTGCGCTCGGTCTATACGCGCAGCTTAGGGATGATAGCCGTATCGACGTTCTGGTGGACGGTAGGAATCGCGGGTTTTGCCGCGTGGATGGTGATTGTCGATAAGCAGGTAGAGACAAATCTGGCCTCACTTGTACAGGGTTCATCGCTTCTGAAGGAAATCGTCACAAAGGTTGGAGGTAGCAGCCAGGCAACCAATGCCACCCTGCTGAGTTTTCTTTTCGTCTTCCTGCCATTGCTGCTGATGGCCTTCGCGGTCACACAGGCGAGCCGCTGGGCGGCTGACGAAGAGGATGGACGGCTGGAACTGGTGCTATCAACACCACAACCACGCTTGCAGGTACTATTGGGACGCTTTGCAGCGCTGACCACCGCGACGATCATCATCGGCGCGATAACCCTGGCCGCCTCGGCACTGGCTGCAGTAGCCAGCGGCTTGCAGCTCGATGGAGGCAATCTTGCCGCGGCTACGCTCAGCATTATTCCGATGGGCCTGCTGGTCGCCGCTATCGGCTACCTGTTCTCGGGCTGGCTGCGAGCGGCCGTGGATACCGGCATCTTGAGCTTCTTGCTGGTGATCTGGTTCTTCATCAGCTTTGTCGGCCCGGATTTGAACTGGCCCGATGCAGTGCTGCACCTGTCCGCCCTCTACTATTATGGTACGCCGCTGCTGCATGGCTTACCTCTAGGAGATATGCTGGGGGTGCTGGCAGTTGCTATCGTGGCGCTGGCACTGGCGACGGTGCGCTTTGTACAGAAAGATATTGGGCGCTGAGGGGGCACTACTCCAGCTCAGGAGGTTTTTAGCAGCGCCCTCGGGGGCGTGTCATGCTGAGTGAAGCGAAGAAGCCACGTGCCGGCACGTGGCTTCTTCGCTTCACTCAGCATGACACGCCCCCGGTCTCAGCACTACTCCGGCAAACCACCACATATTCCACCAGTAACTGAGCCATTCTCTATGAGCAGTGTGATTGCCTTATGAGTGGAATAAAAATTTTCCTCTTTCCTCTACTTCACCCTGTAAGAAAATATTGAGAGTTTACCTCAAATTTATGAGCGTTTATTGATATTCTCTTATTAAGATTCCCCTGGGTAACAAAGAACCCGTTCTCTATTCTGGGACCCATTCCTCACTCGCAATACCGGGGAGGGCACGAATGAAAGCAACTGTAACTGAACATCGCTCCTGATTGGTCAACTGTTTTCAAAGTTAGGCCGGTTCTACGTCACATGTAGAAAGGATGTATGCCCTATGTTAGCATCTCAGGATGATACTACCCACCTTGTACAGCTTGCGCAGGCGGGAGATATCGAATCGTTCGCGCTCCTGGTTCAGTATTATCAAAGTGACGTGTATGGATACTTAACAGCCTTGCTGGGAGACCGGGAAGAAGCTTCCGATTTCACACAGCAGACATTTATCAAGGCATGGCTCAGCTTAGATAGTCTCAAAAGTGCATGTTGCTTCAAAGCCTGGCTCTATACCATCGGAAGGCATCTCACTTACGACCATTGGAGAAGTAGGAGAATGGTTTCCCAATCGTGGGAAAGCCTGGACGGAGACACTATTGTTGAAAACGTAGCCGGGCTTGAGGACATGGTAGCAGAGGCAGAACTGATTAATCTGACCTTAGATGAACTCTCACCTAAATTACGGCAATGCTTGCTGCTAGGGGTTGTGGATGGCTTTCCGCACCATGAGATAGCCAGGATCGTGGGCATAGGTGAAACGAGCGTGAGTACCTATATAAGCAGCGCTCGCAGGCGGTTTCGTGACATCTATCAATATTTGCAGAATTAGCAAGAAATAGAAGATCAGTACAAGCTCTTCTATTGACAGTGGAGCCGCTTATAGTATATTATTGTTGCGAGTTTTTCTGTAGCAATGGAGAGCACGGGAGAAACGGCTATGGAGCAAACCCAACAACAGTCAGGGCCACAAGCTAATTTCAATCCCCGCCGGGAAGCAGGGAAAACAGCCAGTTCCTGCCACTTCGCTGTGGGGAGTATAGTAGCCAAACCCGAACAGGCCAGGGGCAAATGCAGTAAGCAAGATTCTCGCTGGAAACGAGCGCTTATCGATGTTGGACTTGCAATCATGGCGGTCATCCTGGTAACGCTTATCATCTACGCACTGCGTCTTCATACTTATATCTCCACGGTACTTTTTGTGTATTTGTTTATTGTGCTCTGGTTGGTACATCAACGTGGCTTCTGGATCGCCGTTTTTGCGGCATTCGCTGCCTGCCTTGCATTTGACTTCTTCCTGATCCAGCCCATTTTTTCTTTTACCATCGACCACTTTGATGACGGATTGGCCCTCTTCATTTTCCTCTTATTCGCTATTATACTGGGATTTTTGTATTCCAAGATGCAGGAGATAAGACGGCAGGAACATGAAGAGAGCATTCTCTATAAAGAGCGTTTGCGCCAACAGACGGAAGAAGTTACTCGCCACGATTATGAAGCAGGCATCTTTTACAACGTTGTGCAGGCTACAAGAGATGAAAAGGACTTAAAGTATCAACTTGGCCTTATTTCACAGGCCATTGAGGAGGCATTCTCTTTCTGTGGCGTGAGGAGCTGCGTCATTCTTGTGCCAGATCATAATGGAAGGCTCGCAATGCAGCGATTACCGTCGCAGGCGAATAATTTAACGGCTCTCACAACAGATGAGGAAGGGAGTGTTGTATGGGTTATGCAACAGGGGAAATCGGTGAAGTTGCCGAATATTCCCCTCATTTCTCGCGCCAAGGGAAGTTACTTGCGTAGAGTTGTCGCAAGCAGCACGACAAATTCGCAGATAGCTCAGGGCTATAGCTGCCTGGTTCCACTTCTGTCGGGGAAAAAGGTACTTGGGGTACTGCGACTACTTGTAGAGGACAATGCTCATCCCCGGCTTCTGACAATTAAGCGCGCCCTGGAAACAGAACAGAGCGCGTCGGATATACACGCGGAACTCTTCGCGAAACTAAAAGACTATGCCGTGTCATTAATTAAAGAAGCGTTGATTGAACGAGCATTGATGCAAGAGGAAAGCCTTCGCCAGGAGCTATCTAAACGCACTGAAGAACTTCAGGCAGCCATTATCTCCTCAGTTTCGCACGATTTGCGCACTCCCCTGGTAGCGATTAAGGCAGCCGCGAGCAACTTACTTGAGGAGGAAATGCCGGATAACGAGAATGCGGATCATCGCCGCGCTGTCGAAACCATTATTGACGAGGCCGATTGGTTAGGTCGTATCGTCACGAGAATGATTGACCTGTCACGCATCGAACAGGGTGCGCTGAAACTGAAAAAAGAACTCTACCCTATCTATGAGGTTATTCTCACTACATTAGAGTCAAGACACATGCGCCCGTTGCTGCAGGACCGCGCTATAAAGTTAAGCCTGCCAGAAGAGCTACCTGCCGTAGAGGTCGATCCGATACTCATAGGTCAGGTATTTGCGAATCTTATCGAAAACGCTATCCGTTATACGCCCGCCGAATCGCCAATTGAAATCACCGCAGAGATCAGGCGCGGGCATATGCTGATCAGTGTGGCAGATCGTGGTCCAGGCATCCCACCAACCGATAAAGAACTTATTTTTGATAAATTTTATCGTGTTGGACAGAAAATAGATGAGAGCGAAGGAAGGGCACCCACGACGCAAGGGACAGGCCTGGGTCTGGCGGTTTGCAAGGGATTTGTCGCAGCGCATGGCGGCCAGATCTGGGTACAAAATCGCGATGATGGAGGCGCTGTTTTTCAGTTCACTCTGCCACTGAAACAGGTAGGAGCGAGGGCATATGAAAAAAATACTGGTCGTTGACGATAAAAATCCGACACTCCTACAACTGAAACGCGGCCTGGAACGCGGTGGCTACGAAGTCTATACGGCCAGTCGAGGGACACAGGCATTAGAAATTCTCGATCAGCAACTCGTTGATCTGATATTACTCGATCTACGATTGCCTGATATAGGAGGGCTGGAGATTTGTAAAGCGATACGAGACGAATACCCCTCCTTGCCCATCATTATTATCTCAGTGGTGCATGATGTTGAAAGTATTGTACAGGCGCTTAATCTGGGCGCCGATGATTATATACCTAAACCATTTGATATGGTTGAAGTGCTGGCACGCATCAAGGTGCAATTACGCCACAGCAATCGCTTACAAACAAGAACAGGGCGCGAGAACTTTATCATAGGCCCCCTGAGCATTGACTTTGAACGAAGATGTGTGAAGGTCAATGGGCAGGAAATTGATCTGACCTATACAGAATACGAATTACTTTCAGTATTGGCAAGAAATAGTGGAAGAATTGTAACCTATGATATCCTGCTTTCCGAGGTCTGGGGGTACGATGAGGTATCTGAACTCCAGAGTGTCCATACCTACATCAATCGCTTACGCAAAAAGGTCGAGAATCCCGCTAATCGCCGCTTCATCCGCAATGAACCAAAGATTGGTTATCGTTTTTTGGCCGATGATTAAGCTGATTTCCACCGCAAGAGGTTGCCCTGGCTATTCTCCTCAGAGCGTCCTATAATTACGTACAGAAGAGAAAAATAACCATACCCGGCGCTTTCAACGCCAGCTATAGATAGAAACTCAAAAACCTATGCGAACACCGCTCGATTCAATGCGCATTATCCACATTGCCAGCGGAGCACCGCTGCCAGGCGAATTACCGATCAGCGACACGACACCAGATCCCGGTTTGATGGGGCCAGACTCGATATCCTGGCGCTTACATGAAGAACAATGGTTGATTACCGCGGGCGCTCGTGCATTTCTTATGCAGGCGGCCCATCCCAAGGTTGCCCAGGGCGCGCTCGACCACAGCGCGTTTGCGGAAGACCCGTTTGGGCGCGTTTTTCGTACCATTCAGGGAATGGCTGTCTTGATCTTCGGCACCACGAAAGAGGTCAACGCCATGGCCCGTTCCATCAACCGCCTGCACCATACTGTCACGGGTACGCTGCCCGAAAGCATCGGTCGTTATCCCGCCGGTGAGCCATATAGCGCCATGGAACCTCTAGCCCTGTTGTGGGTGCATATCGTGTTTGTCGATAGCATGCTCACCGCCTATAAAACATTTGTCGGTCCGCTCTCGCAAGAGGTATGCGAACAGTACTGGCAGGAATCATGCCGCTACGCGCGACTGCTGGGGTTGACCAATGAGACACTTCCGGCCACTTATGCCGAAGTGCAGCGCTACATGGGTGAAGTACTCGCCTCCGGTGAGATTGCCATCGGGCCGGCTGCGCATTTCATCGCCCAGAAGGTCCTCTACCCACCAATGCCTCTGGCACGCAAGCCACTATGGGCTATTGTACGCCTCATCACCGTTGGACAGCTTCCAGCAGACATACGACATGCCTACGGCTTCCGCTGGACGATCAGGCATAAGATAGGATTTCTGATGGCACGTGGTGCGGGTCATCTCCTGCGCCGTCTCTTCCCCGACGCGCTCGGCCAATCACCGCTCGTGAACTTCGCCCGCAAGCGCGTGCGGGGAGAATTGTTACAATCGCCGGAACAGGCCAACCACGCTACTGCCGCTCAATAATGGGCCTATACAACTCTCTAATGACTACACAGCAGTAGGTTAGGTGTCAAAAAACTCAGACGTCTGGACGACCAGGGCACGGATTCTTCGCTGCGCTCAGAATGACAGGCAATTTTGCAACTTTTCATTACGATATATCGTAAATGGGAATAGAAAGATATATCGCGATGTTACAGATGATGAATGCGATATATCGCAAACGTCAAAACGTGAAAGGAGATTGAAGTACAATGTTTGACGAATTCAACAGAGAATCCGAACCTGCTCCTGAGAATGCGAACTGGCAAGGCTGGACGCCTCCCTGGATGTCTGGCGAAGGACAGGACGGTCCTCGCGGCCCATTTGGCCCCGGACCACAATTTGGTGGGCCTCGCGGCCCATTTGGCCCACGCGGGTGGCATGGTCATCATCATGGCCCATTTGGACACCGCCACGGCTGGAAGCATGGTGGATGGGGCTGGCAAGGTCCTCGCGGCCCATTCGGCCCTGGTTTTGGACCCGGACGGTTCTGGAATGTCCCGGAGGAACTCCTGGCGCTGCGCGCCGAGGCCGCGGAGGTTGCCAGGCTCTTCGCCATCGCCAGCAGGGGCGCGTTCGAGAACAAGGAGCGCCTGTCACAACTGCGCGCAATGCTTGAGCGCACGCACAAGGAACTGACCGACATGATCTATGGATCATCCCAGGGTCAGACACCCGGCCAGGGTGAGAGTGGAAGCGGGCCTGCCGATATCGGCCAGGCGTAAGCAATCGCGATGAATGAGCGGAGTAGGACGCGACGAATCGCGTCCTACCTTTTTATTTATGGAATTTCACAGAAAAACCGGGCAACGAGGCCGATGAATTTGCGCCGCGGCTGTGCCGTAGGGGCCGATTCATCGCGCCCCATAATCGTCGTAATACTTTGTCCAAACACATTAATAGAACCAGCGAGCGATTTGCGAACGGCAGGAAGCCAGGTCATTTTTGAGCGGCTGCAAGGCTAGCGTTCCTGGTCCGTCGGTCGAATGAGAATTTCATTGACATTGACATGCGCCGGTTGTGTTACCGCATACATAATGGCTGCCGCGATGTCCTCGCTCTGCAGGGGTCTTATCGAGTGAACCCATTCCTGGGTCTCCCTTTTTGCTTCGGGGTTGGTAATATGCTCGGTCAACTCCGTTGCCACCGCACCCGGTTCAATCAGCGTCACGCGGATATGATGCTGGTAGACTTCTTGCCTCAGCGCTTCTGAAAATGCGCCGACGCCCCACTTGGTAGCGTTGTAGACACCGCTGCCCGCCCGCGCCGTGCGGCCTGCCACGGATGAGACATTGACAATGTGCCCGCCATTTTGCGCTTTCATCACCGGTATGGCAGCGTGCGTCGCATACAGCAGGCCCAGCAGGTTGACGCTCACCATGCGCCGCCAATCCTCCGTATCTGCCCCCTCGATTGGGCCCAGCAGCATCAGGCCCGCATTATTCACCAGGATGTCCAGGTGACCCCAGCGCCCGCTGGCCGTATGCACCATATCATTGGCCTGCTTTTCATCGGCCACGTCCGCGATAATCGGCATAGCCTGCCCACCATTTTTCTCAATCTGCCTGGCCAGTTCCTCCAGCCTTTCATGCCGGCGAGCCGCCAGCGCGATATACGCTCCTTCAGCCGCCAAAGCCAGTGCCGTCGCCTCGCCTATGCCCGACGAAGCCCCGGTTACAAGCGCCACCTTGCCATTCAATTTACCTGCCATGATCTGATCTATCCTTTCCTGCTTCTTGAGAACGATAATAAGTTTCGATCAATCGATCTCCAAAGGCCTCGCGGAACAATGTTTCCTCTACCCGAAGAACGATCTACCATCGACTATGATACGTCGCACCGGTGCCTTCCGTTTCTTGCAGCCGGTACAGGATGTTCCCGTTCAGCTTGCTAATCTAATACATTTGTTCTACAATCAAGACCAGAAATATCTTTTGTCATTCTAAGCGCAGCATTGTCATTCTAAGCGCAGCATTGTCATTCTGAGCGCAGCGAAGAATCTCTATGTCTTAGCACGTAGCTAGAAGGAGTGGTTTGTGAGTCAGACACATCAAACACAAAACGCGGACGCAAATCCCATAGACAGTGGCAGAAGCGAGAACCTGCGCGATTCGCCGATGATGGCCCACCTGCTGGATGCCTTGCAGGATGGGACAGACATTGGACATTATGGTCGCCTGACATTTGTGATGGTTGCGCGCCATTTTATGGATGAGGATGAGATGGTGAAGCTACTGAGCAAGCAGCCCGATCATAATGAAACCGAGGCGCGGGCGCTGATTCAATCGGTGAAAGCACATGATTATAACCCGCCGAAGCGCGAGCGCATCCTGCAATGGCAGGCGCAGCAGGATTTTCCGATCTGCCCAACCCCCGACGAGCCTGGCACCTGCAACGTCTACAATGAGCTACGCTTTCCACCGGACATCTATGAGAACATCAATGAGTTCTGGGAGGAGAGGGCTGAATCTGAAGATAACAATAAATGATTGCATGAAAAATCCCTCATGCGCTCGAGCGCATGAGGGATTTTTCATGCAATCAAGGATACACGCCGCGAATCTCGGTCGCCTCGGCTACGCGAGCCACGGCCAGCAGGTACGCGCCCATGCGCAAATTCGTCTCCTGTTCGAGCGACTTCAGGCGTACAGCCTGATAGGAGCGTTCCATGATGCTTTCCAGGCGATTGTTGATCTCGTTCTCGGCCCAGAAGAAACGCTGCAGGTCCTGCACCCATTCAAAGTAGCTGACGGTGACGCCGCCGGCATTGGCCAGGATATCCGGCACGACGATAATGCCACGATCATTGAAGATGTGATCCGCATCCGGTGTCGTCGGCCCGTTGGCGGCCTCGATAATCAGGCGTGCCTTCACTCTTGAGGCATTTCTGCCTGTAAGCTGGTTCTCCAGGGCGGCGGGTACCAGTACATCGCAGGGGAGTTCCAGCAATTCGGCGTTCGTGAGTGACTCCGTTTCCGGCAGGCCTTTCAAGGTGCCGTGCTCTTTCGAATAACGCAGGGCGCGGTGGACATCGATGCCGTTGGAGTTATAGACGGCGCCATTGATATCGCTCAATCCAACGACCTTGCAGCCGAGCTCATGCAGCAGGCGGGCAGTGATGCTGCCGACGTTGCCAAAGCCCTGCACGACTACGACACTCTCCTCCGGGTTCATACCCATATCCTTCATGGCCTCGCGCGTCACTACCTGCACGCCGCGCGCCGTCGCCTCCAGCCTGCCCTCGCTGCCGCCAATAGCCAGTGGTTTGCCGGTAATTACAGCCGGAACCGAATAGCCCTGGTGCATCGAGTAGGTATCCATGATCCAGCCCATGATTTGCGGGTTGGTATTCATATCAGGGGCGGGAATGTCGCTATCGGGGCCGATCAGAATAGAAATCTCGGTCGCGTAGCGGCGGGTGAGACGTTCGAGTTCTGCGCGAGACAATTTATGAGGATCACAGATAACTCCACCCTTGGCACCACCGAAAGGGATGCCGACAACGGCGCACTTCCAGGTCATCCACATAGC
The window above is part of the Ktedonobacteraceae bacterium genome. Proteins encoded here:
- a CDS encoding TetR/AcrR family transcriptional regulator, giving the protein MTRIVKDPEVRRNEILDTAERLMASKGYEQVSIQDIIDELQIAKGTVYHYFDSKVALLMALVERIGEKAKQLVLPIVSDRELSAQDKLVRFFDVLDRYKRANKDLIFSFMRVWYTDENALFRNRLYSTRIKWLAPLLTQIIQEGVEEGVFNTPYPDQAARMIIALLEDLGYAIAEILLVEENERFDFSQMVRLGEATADAMERLLGMKSGHLLHAWREDFLRWRELLE
- a CDS encoding ABC transporter ATP-binding protein is translated as MTAIIEVEGLTKHYGSKRGIIDVSFQVEAGEVFGFLGPNGAGKTTTIRVLMALLRADSGTARIAGMDVWERSVEIKRLVGYAPGEPSLDPNLTGGQILEYFGHLRGGVDQAYLKQLIQRLDLDPSRKFRHYSSGNKRKVALIQAFMHRPQLLILDEPTNGLDPLNQQEFDRMVKEVRDDGRTVFLSSHILSEVEQTCTRVGIIREGRLVRTGGVAELKDIKRYEIRITFANAVPAEAFETLDGVMQVEQLPGGHTLRLVMQGGADAVIKAAAQYPVLTLSSHEPSLEDIFLRYYEGDGVAVKEADHVV
- a CDS encoding ABC transporter permease subunit; translation: MWFKSIFLKTLRDFRIAILGWGLGMGLLVYAVMSTVPSLVATPQARASLVSLAGSFSWLAEPVAIATPGGYVTWKYGFTILIIAIWPLLACSRILRGEEERGSLDALLSLPRGRVRVALEKLAAVWAALLGIGLLIALLTFASGQRVGANFGFGGALIFGLNVALICGVFGSIALLLSQFTVERGTAAGWTGGLLVIFIVLDMVHRVYPGTDWLSHLSPVYYYNLSKPLVPSYGTNAGALLVMVGLSIVLSGAAIWLFARRDIGGTVAVPGFQRRPQRPVQLERALPVNAWSLRSVYTRSLGMIAVSTFWWTVGIAGFAAWMVIVDKQVETNLASLVQGSSLLKEIVTKVGGSSQATNATLLSFLFVFLPLLLMAFAVTQASRWAADEEDGRLELVLSTPQPRLQVLLGRFAALTTATIIIGAITLAASALAAVASGLQLDGGNLAAATLSIIPMGLLVAAIGYLFSGWLRAAVDTGILSFLLVIWFFISFVGPDLNWPDAVLHLSALYYYGTPLLHGLPLGDMLGVLAVAIVALALATVRFVQKDIGR
- a CDS encoding RNA polymerase sigma factor; translation: MLASQDDTTHLVQLAQAGDIESFALLVQYYQSDVYGYLTALLGDREEASDFTQQTFIKAWLSLDSLKSACCFKAWLYTIGRHLTYDHWRSRRMVSQSWESLDGDTIVENVAGLEDMVAEAELINLTLDELSPKLRQCLLLGVVDGFPHHEIARIVGIGETSVSTYISSARRRFRDIYQYLQN
- a CDS encoding ATP-binding protein — translated: MEQTQQQSGPQANFNPRREAGKTASSCHFAVGSIVAKPEQARGKCSKQDSRWKRALIDVGLAIMAVILVTLIIYALRLHTYISTVLFVYLFIVLWLVHQRGFWIAVFAAFAACLAFDFFLIQPIFSFTIDHFDDGLALFIFLLFAIILGFLYSKMQEIRRQEHEESILYKERLRQQTEEVTRHDYEAGIFYNVVQATRDEKDLKYQLGLISQAIEEAFSFCGVRSCVILVPDHNGRLAMQRLPSQANNLTALTTDEEGSVVWVMQQGKSVKLPNIPLISRAKGSYLRRVVASSTTNSQIAQGYSCLVPLLSGKKVLGVLRLLVEDNAHPRLLTIKRALETEQSASDIHAELFAKLKDYAVSLIKEALIERALMQEESLRQELSKRTEELQAAIISSVSHDLRTPLVAIKAAASNLLEEEMPDNENADHRRAVETIIDEADWLGRIVTRMIDLSRIEQGALKLKKELYPIYEVILTTLESRHMRPLLQDRAIKLSLPEELPAVEVDPILIGQVFANLIENAIRYTPAESPIEITAEIRRGHMLISVADRGPGIPPTDKELIFDKFYRVGQKIDESEGRAPTTQGTGLGLAVCKGFVAAHGGQIWVQNRDDGGAVFQFTLPLKQVGARAYEKNTGR
- a CDS encoding response regulator transcription factor → MKKILVVDDKNPTLLQLKRGLERGGYEVYTASRGTQALEILDQQLVDLILLDLRLPDIGGLEICKAIRDEYPSLPIIIISVVHDVESIVQALNLGADDYIPKPFDMVEVLARIKVQLRHSNRLQTRTGRENFIIGPLSIDFERRCVKVNGQEIDLTYTEYELLSVLARNSGRIVTYDILLSEVWGYDEVSELQSVHTYINRLRKKVENPANRRFIRNEPKIGYRFLADD
- a CDS encoding oxygenase MpaB family protein gives rise to the protein MRTPLDSMRIIHIASGAPLPGELPISDTTPDPGLMGPDSISWRLHEEQWLITAGARAFLMQAAHPKVAQGALDHSAFAEDPFGRVFRTIQGMAVLIFGTTKEVNAMARSINRLHHTVTGTLPESIGRYPAGEPYSAMEPLALLWVHIVFVDSMLTAYKTFVGPLSQEVCEQYWQESCRYARLLGLTNETLPATYAEVQRYMGEVLASGEIAIGPAAHFIAQKVLYPPMPLARKPLWAIVRLITVGQLPADIRHAYGFRWTIRHKIGFLMARGAGHLLRRLFPDALGQSPLVNFARKRVRGELLQSPEQANHATAAQ
- a CDS encoding SDR family NAD(P)-dependent oxidoreductase — its product is MAGKLNGKVALVTGASSGIGEATALALAAEGAYIALAARRHERLEELARQIEKNGGQAMPIIADVADEKQANDMVHTASGRWGHLDILVNNAGLMLLGPIEGADTEDWRRMVSVNLLGLLYATHAAIPVMKAQNGGHIVNVSSVAGRTARAGSGVYNATKWGVGAFSEALRQEVYQHHIRVTLIEPGAVATELTEHITNPEAKRETQEWVHSIRPLQSEDIAAAIMYAVTQPAHVNVNEILIRPTDQER
- a CDS encoding Glu/Leu/Phe/Val dehydrogenase translates to MAVEVENPYAVAVAQFDEAAERLGLSQAMRAILRKPKRELTVNFPVRMDNGDVEMFTGYRVQHNINRGPAKGGIRFSPEVSLDEVRALAMWMTWKCAVVGIPFGGAKGGVICDPHKLSRAELERLTRRYATEISILIGPDSDIPAPDMNTNPQIMGWIMDTYSMHQGYSVPAVITGKPLAIGGSEGRLEATARGVQVVTREAMKDMGMNPEESVVVVQGFGNVGSITARLLHELGCKVVGLSDINGAVYNSNGIDVHRALRYSKEHGTLKGLPETESLTNAELLELPCDVLVPAALENQLTGRNASRVKARLIIEAANGPTTPDADHIFNDRGIIVVPDILANAGGVTVSYFEWVQDLQRFFWAENEINNRLESIMERSYQAVRLKSLEQETNLRMGAYLLAVARVAEATEIRGVYP